One part of the Loxodonta africana isolate mLoxAfr1 chromosome 13, mLoxAfr1.hap2, whole genome shotgun sequence genome encodes these proteins:
- the MAN2C1 gene encoding alpha-mannosidase 2C1 isoform X4, with the protein MAAAPALKHWRTTLERVEKFVSPLYFTDCNLRGRLYRDSCPVAALSSFLTPERLPYQQAVQQDFRPAQVGDRFGPTWWTSWFRVELTIPEAWVGQEVHLRWESNGEGLVWRDGEPVQGLTTEGEKTSYVLTDRLGEGDPRNLTLYVEVACNGLLGAGKGSMIAAPDPEKMFQVSRAELAVFHRDVYKLLVDLELLLGIAKGLGEDNQRSFQALYTANQMVNMCDPAQPETFPVAQALASRFFGQRGGESQHTIHAIGHCHIDTAWLWPFKETVRKCARSWVTAVQLMERNPSFIFACSQAQQLEWVKNHYPGLYTRLQECACRGQFVPVGGTWVEMDGNLPSGEAMVRQFLQGQSFFLQEFGKMCSEFWLPDTFGYSAQLPQIMRGCGIRRFLTQKLSWNLVNTFPHHTFLWEGLDGSRVLAHFPPGDSYGMQGSVEEVLKTVTNNRDKGRTNHSAFLFGFGDGGGGPTQTMLDRLKRLCNTDGLPRVQLSSPERLFSELESDQGQLCTWVGELFLELHNGTYTTHAQIKKGNRECERILHDAELLSSLALVRCTQFLYPAVQLQYLWRLLLLNQFHDVVPGSCIQAVVEDAMSHYEDIRSHGNGLLSAAAAALCAGEPGPEGLLIVNTLPWKRTEVLALPRPGGAHTLALVTVPSMGYAPAPAPTSQQPLLPQQPVFVVQETDGSVTLDNGILRVRLDPTGRLTSLVLVASGREAIAEGATGNQFVLFDDVPLYWDAWDVMDYHLETRKPVLGQPGTLAVGTEGGLRGSAWFLLQLSPNSRLSQEVVLDVGCPYVRFHTEVHWQETHKFLKVEFPARVRSPQATYEIQFGHLQRPTHYNTSWDWARFEVWAHRWMDLSECGFGLALLNDCKYGASVHGNVLSLSLLRAPKAPDATADMGRHEFTYALMPHKGCWRHPCCLQPQLPPAGTARPWAGARGLLERLLPVHAGCGAGDSQAG; encoded by the exons ATGGCGGCGGCGCCGGCTCTCAAGCACTGGCGCACCACGCTGGAACGGGTGGAGAAGTTCGTGTCGCCTCTCTACTTTACCGACTGTAACCTCCGCGGCAG ACTCTACAGGGACAGCTGTCCCGTGGCAGCACTCTCCAGCTTCCTGACGCCTGAGAGGCTTCCCTACCAGCAGGCTGTCCAGCAGGACTTCCGCCCGGCGCAGGTCGGCGACCGCTTCGGACCCAC GTGGTGGACCTCTTGGTTCCGGGTGGAACTGACCATTCCGGAGGCATGGGTGGGTCAGGAAGTTCACCTTCGCTGGGAAAGTAATGGAGAAGGCCTGGTATGGCGTGATGGAGAACCTGTCCAG GGTTTGACCACGGAAGGGGAGAAGACCAGCTATGTCCTGACTGACAGGCTTGGGGAAGGAGACCCCCGGAA CCTGACCCTCTATGTGGAAGTAGCCTGCAATGGGCTCCTGGGGGCCGGGAAGGGGAGCATGATTGCAGCCCCTGACCCTGAGAAGATGTTCCAGGTGAGCCGGGCTGAGCTGGCTGTGTTCCACCGGGATGTGTACAAGCTCCTGGTGGATCTGGAGCTGCTGCTGGGCATTGCCAAG GGCCTCGGGGAGGACAACCAACGCAGCTTCCAGGCCCTGTACACAGCCAACCAGATGGTGAATATGTGTGACCCCGCCCAGCCTGAGACCTTCCCAGTGGCCCAGGCCCTGGCCTCCAGGTTCTTTGGCCAGCGTGGAGGTGAAAGCCAACACACCATCCATGCCATAGGGCACTGCCACATTGATACAG CCTGGCTGTGGCCCTTCAAGGAGACTGTGCGGAAATGTGCCCGGAGCTGGGTGACAGCTGTGCAGCTCATGGAGCGGAACCCTTCCTTCATCTTCGCCTGCTCCCAG GCGCAGCAGCTTGAGTGGGTGAAGAACCACTACCCTGGCCTCTATACCCGGCTGCAGGAGTGCGCTTGCCGCGGGCAGTTTGTGCCCGTGGGGGGCACCTGGGTGGAGATG GATGGGAACCTTCCCAGTGGAGAGGCCATGGTGAGGCAGTTCCTGCAGGGCCAGAGCTTCTTTCTGCAGGAGTTTGGGAAGATGTGCTCCGAG TTCTGGCTGCCAGACACATTCGGCTACTCAGCACAGCTCCCCCAGATCATGCGTGGCTGTGGCATCAGACGCTTCCTGACCCAGAAGTTGAGCTGGAACCTGGTGAATACCTTTCCG CACCACACCTTTCTCTGGGAGGGGCTGGATGGCTCCCGTGTGCTGGCCCACTTCCCACCTGGTGACTCATATGGGATGCAGGGCAGCGTGGAGGAG GTGCTGAAGACGGTGACCAACAACCGGGACAAGGGACGGACCAACCACAGTGCCTTCCTGTTTGGCTTCGGGGATGGGGGTGGTGGCCCCACGCAGACCATGCTGGACCGCTTGAAGCGGCTGTGCAATACGGACGGGCTGCCCAG GGTACAGCTGTCTTCTCCGGAGCGGCTCTTCTCAGAGCTGGAGAGTGATCAGGGCCAGCTGTGCACATGGGTCGGGGAGCTCTTCTTGGAACTGCACAATGGCACCTACACCACCCACGCCCAG ATCAAGAAGGGCAACCGAGAGTGTGAGCGGATCCTGCACGACGCAGAACTGCTCAGCAGCCTGGCCCTGGTCCGGTGCACCCAGTTCCTGTACCCAGCAGTCCAGCTGCAGTACCTTTGGAG GCTTCTGCTCCTGAACCAGTTCCATGACGTGGTGCCTGGAAGCTGCATCCAGGCGGTGGTGGAGGATGCCATGAGCCACTACGAAG ACATCCGTTCCCATGGCAATGGACTGCTCAGTGCGGCAGCCGCGGCCCTGTGTGCTGGAGAGCCAGGTCCCGAGGGCCTCCTTATTGTCAACACGCTACCCTGGAAGCGCACGGAAGTGTTGGCCCTACCCAGGCCTGGCGGGGCCCACACCCTAG CGCTGGTGACAGTGCCCAGCATGGGCTATGCTCCTGCTCCTGCCCCCACTTCCCAGCAGCCCCTGCTGCCCCAGCAGCCTGTGTTCGTAGTGCAAGAG ACTGATGGTTCCGTGACTCTGGACAACGGCATCCTCCGAGTGAGGCTGGACCCGACTGGCCGCCTGACGTCCCTGGTCTTGGTAGCCTCTGGCAG GGAGGCCATTGCTGAGGGTGCCACAGGGAACCAGTTTGTGCTATTTGACGACGTTCCCCTGTACTGGGATGCGTGGGATGTCATGGACTACCACCTAGAGACACG GAAGCCAGTGCTGGGCCAGCCAGGGACCCTGGCAGTGGGAACTGAGGGTGGCCTGCGGGGCAGTGCCTGGTTCTTGCTGCAGCTCAGCCCCAACAGCCGGCTCAGCCAGGAGGTGGTGCTGGATGTTGGGTGCCCCTATGTCCGCTTCCACACCGAG GTACACTGGCAGGAGACCCACAAGTTCCTGAAGGTGGAGTTCCCTGCCCGTGTTCGGAGCCCCCAGGCCACCTATGAGATCCAGTTTGGGCACCTGCAGCGGCCCACCCACTACAACACCTCTTGGGACTGGGCTCGCTTTGAG GTGTGGGCCCACCGCTGGATGGATCTGTCAGAGTGTGGCTTTGGGCTGGCCCTGCTCAATGACTGCAAGTACGGTGCCTCCGTGCATGGCAACGTCCTCAGTCTCTCGCT CTTGAGAGCTCCTAAGGCCCCCGATGCCACTGCTGATATGGGGCGCCACGAGTTCACCTACGCTTTGATGCCGCACAAGG GATGCTGGCGTCATCCGTGCTGCCTACAGCCTCAACTTCCCCCTGCTGGCACTGCCCGCCCCTGGGCCGGCGCCCGCGGCCTCCTGGAGCGCCTTCTCCCTGTCCACGCCGGCTGTGGTGCTGGAGACAGTCAAGCAG GCTGA
- the MAN2C1 gene encoding alpha-mannosidase 2C1 isoform X3 gives MAAAPALKHWRTTLERVEKFVSPLYFTDCNLRGRLYRDSCPVAALSSFLTPERLPYQQAVQQDFRPAQVGDRFGPTWWTSWFRVELTIPEAWVGQEVHLRWESNGEGLVWRDGEPVQGLTTEGEKTSYVLTDRLGEGDPRNLTLYVEVACNGLLGAGKGSMIAAPDPEKMFQVSRAELAVFHRDVYKLLVDLELLLGIAKGLGEDNQRSFQALYTANQMVNMCDPAQPETFPVAQALASRFFGQRGGESQHTIHAIGHCHIDTAWLWPFKETVRKCARSWVTAVQLMERNPSFIFACSQAQQLEWVKNHYPGLYTRLQECACRGQFVPVGGTWVEMDGNLPSGEAMVRQFLQGQSFFLQEFGKMCSEFWLPDTFGYSAQLPQIMRGCGIRRFLTQKLSWNLVNTFPHHTFLWEGLDGSRVLAHFPPGDSYGMQGSVEEVLKTVTNNRDKGRTNHSAFLFGFGDGGGGPTQTMLDRLKRLCNTDGLPRVQLSSPERLFSELESDQGQLCTWVGELFLELHNGTYTTHAQIKKGNRECERILHDAELLSSLALVRCTQFLYPAVQLQYLWRLLLLNQFHDVVPGSCIQAVVEDAMSHYEDIRSHGNGLLSAAAAALCAGEPGPEGLLIVNTLPWKRTEVLALPRPGGAHTLALVTVPSMGYAPAPAPTSQQPLLPQQPVFVVQETDGSVTLDNGILRVRLDPTGRLTSLVLVASGREAIAEGATGNQFVLFDDVPLYWDAWDVMDYHLETRKPVLGQPGTLAVGTEGGLRGSAWFLLQLSPNSRLSQEVVLDVGCPYVRFHTEVHWQETHKFLKVEFPARVRSPQATYEIQFGHLQRPTHYNTSWDWARFEVWAHRWMDLSECGFGLALLNDCKYGASVHGNVLSLSLLRAPKAPDATADMGRHEFTYALMPHKGSFQDAGVIRAAYSLNFPLLALPAPGPAPAASWSAFSLSTPAVVLETVKQAEANPLSRTLVLRLYEAHGSHVDCWLHTSLPVQEAVLCDLLEKRDPAGHLPLRDNRLKLTFSPFQVRSLLLVLQPPLD, from the exons ATGGCGGCGGCGCCGGCTCTCAAGCACTGGCGCACCACGCTGGAACGGGTGGAGAAGTTCGTGTCGCCTCTCTACTTTACCGACTGTAACCTCCGCGGCAG ACTCTACAGGGACAGCTGTCCCGTGGCAGCACTCTCCAGCTTCCTGACGCCTGAGAGGCTTCCCTACCAGCAGGCTGTCCAGCAGGACTTCCGCCCGGCGCAGGTCGGCGACCGCTTCGGACCCAC GTGGTGGACCTCTTGGTTCCGGGTGGAACTGACCATTCCGGAGGCATGGGTGGGTCAGGAAGTTCACCTTCGCTGGGAAAGTAATGGAGAAGGCCTGGTATGGCGTGATGGAGAACCTGTCCAG GGTTTGACCACGGAAGGGGAGAAGACCAGCTATGTCCTGACTGACAGGCTTGGGGAAGGAGACCCCCGGAA CCTGACCCTCTATGTGGAAGTAGCCTGCAATGGGCTCCTGGGGGCCGGGAAGGGGAGCATGATTGCAGCCCCTGACCCTGAGAAGATGTTCCAGGTGAGCCGGGCTGAGCTGGCTGTGTTCCACCGGGATGTGTACAAGCTCCTGGTGGATCTGGAGCTGCTGCTGGGCATTGCCAAG GGCCTCGGGGAGGACAACCAACGCAGCTTCCAGGCCCTGTACACAGCCAACCAGATGGTGAATATGTGTGACCCCGCCCAGCCTGAGACCTTCCCAGTGGCCCAGGCCCTGGCCTCCAGGTTCTTTGGCCAGCGTGGAGGTGAAAGCCAACACACCATCCATGCCATAGGGCACTGCCACATTGATACAG CCTGGCTGTGGCCCTTCAAGGAGACTGTGCGGAAATGTGCCCGGAGCTGGGTGACAGCTGTGCAGCTCATGGAGCGGAACCCTTCCTTCATCTTCGCCTGCTCCCAG GCGCAGCAGCTTGAGTGGGTGAAGAACCACTACCCTGGCCTCTATACCCGGCTGCAGGAGTGCGCTTGCCGCGGGCAGTTTGTGCCCGTGGGGGGCACCTGGGTGGAGATG GATGGGAACCTTCCCAGTGGAGAGGCCATGGTGAGGCAGTTCCTGCAGGGCCAGAGCTTCTTTCTGCAGGAGTTTGGGAAGATGTGCTCCGAG TTCTGGCTGCCAGACACATTCGGCTACTCAGCACAGCTCCCCCAGATCATGCGTGGCTGTGGCATCAGACGCTTCCTGACCCAGAAGTTGAGCTGGAACCTGGTGAATACCTTTCCG CACCACACCTTTCTCTGGGAGGGGCTGGATGGCTCCCGTGTGCTGGCCCACTTCCCACCTGGTGACTCATATGGGATGCAGGGCAGCGTGGAGGAG GTGCTGAAGACGGTGACCAACAACCGGGACAAGGGACGGACCAACCACAGTGCCTTCCTGTTTGGCTTCGGGGATGGGGGTGGTGGCCCCACGCAGACCATGCTGGACCGCTTGAAGCGGCTGTGCAATACGGACGGGCTGCCCAG GGTACAGCTGTCTTCTCCGGAGCGGCTCTTCTCAGAGCTGGAGAGTGATCAGGGCCAGCTGTGCACATGGGTCGGGGAGCTCTTCTTGGAACTGCACAATGGCACCTACACCACCCACGCCCAG ATCAAGAAGGGCAACCGAGAGTGTGAGCGGATCCTGCACGACGCAGAACTGCTCAGCAGCCTGGCCCTGGTCCGGTGCACCCAGTTCCTGTACCCAGCAGTCCAGCTGCAGTACCTTTGGAG GCTTCTGCTCCTGAACCAGTTCCATGACGTGGTGCCTGGAAGCTGCATCCAGGCGGTGGTGGAGGATGCCATGAGCCACTACGAAG ACATCCGTTCCCATGGCAATGGACTGCTCAGTGCGGCAGCCGCGGCCCTGTGTGCTGGAGAGCCAGGTCCCGAGGGCCTCCTTATTGTCAACACGCTACCCTGGAAGCGCACGGAAGTGTTGGCCCTACCCAGGCCTGGCGGGGCCCACACCCTAG CGCTGGTGACAGTGCCCAGCATGGGCTATGCTCCTGCTCCTGCCCCCACTTCCCAGCAGCCCCTGCTGCCCCAGCAGCCTGTGTTCGTAGTGCAAGAG ACTGATGGTTCCGTGACTCTGGACAACGGCATCCTCCGAGTGAGGCTGGACCCGACTGGCCGCCTGACGTCCCTGGTCTTGGTAGCCTCTGGCAG GGAGGCCATTGCTGAGGGTGCCACAGGGAACCAGTTTGTGCTATTTGACGACGTTCCCCTGTACTGGGATGCGTGGGATGTCATGGACTACCACCTAGAGACACG GAAGCCAGTGCTGGGCCAGCCAGGGACCCTGGCAGTGGGAACTGAGGGTGGCCTGCGGGGCAGTGCCTGGTTCTTGCTGCAGCTCAGCCCCAACAGCCGGCTCAGCCAGGAGGTGGTGCTGGATGTTGGGTGCCCCTATGTCCGCTTCCACACCGAG GTACACTGGCAGGAGACCCACAAGTTCCTGAAGGTGGAGTTCCCTGCCCGTGTTCGGAGCCCCCAGGCCACCTATGAGATCCAGTTTGGGCACCTGCAGCGGCCCACCCACTACAACACCTCTTGGGACTGGGCTCGCTTTGAG GTGTGGGCCCACCGCTGGATGGATCTGTCAGAGTGTGGCTTTGGGCTGGCCCTGCTCAATGACTGCAAGTACGGTGCCTCCGTGCATGGCAACGTCCTCAGTCTCTCGCT CTTGAGAGCTCCTAAGGCCCCCGATGCCACTGCTGATATGGGGCGCCACGAGTTCACCTACGCTTTGATGCCGCACAAGG GCTCCTTCCAGGATGCTGGCGTCATCCGTGCTGCCTACAGCCTCAACTTCCCCCTGCTGGCACTGCCCGCCCCTGGGCCGGCGCCCGCGGCCTCCTGGAGCGCCTTCTCCCTGTCCACGCCGGCTGTGGTGCTGGAGACAGTCAAGCAG GCTGAAGCCAACCCCCTGAGCCGCACCCTGGTCCTGAGGTTGTATGAGGCCCACGGCAGCCACGTTGACTGCTGGCTGCACACGTCGCTGCCGGTTCAGGAGGCTGTACT CTGCGACCTCCTGGAGAAGCGCGACCCAGCTGGCCACCTGCCCCTGCGCGACAACCGCCTGAAGCTCACCTTTTCTCCCTTCCAAGTGCGGTCCCTGCTGCTTGTGCTGCAGCCCCCACTGGACTGA